The following are from one region of the Etheostoma spectabile isolate EspeVRDwgs_2016 chromosome 15, UIUC_Espe_1.0, whole genome shotgun sequence genome:
- the gprc5ba gene encoding G protein-coupled receptor, class C, group 5, member Ba isoform X2 codes for MAFLPVLLLLLTVSYRATGFSEASEPLPRGCGWGLVRPYTLLCDLDSIWGVAVESVAAGGVLTAIFLGLILLCRLHHISEAEKRSGVGPILLLLLGIIGLFGLSFAYLIEQDESLCLLRRALWGLLFAICFSCLLVQGVRLRRIGRERRSPGGCALTGLALGLSAVQGIIAAEWLLLTVLREGRAACQYLPLDFSLACSYVLALLLAALTAASLALCGKTHQWRCNAIWLLVTCLLSLLLWVAWVGFYLYGNAWLGRSPDWNDPALAIALVAQGWLLLIFHAIPESHICLRPPPQPTAPDYFDTSQNSTRMRETSFDEDIPLSHRQFVENQGYGYNDENTAGLRSGGGAGQHNSNTAARPSAPFRSNVYQPTEMTMILNGGAVPSAPPTYTGRQLW; via the exons ATGGCGTTCCTCCCggtcctcctgctgctgctgactgtcTCTTATCGTGCCACCGGATTCTCTGAGGCCTCTGAACCTCTCCCACGAGGCTGCGGCTGGGGCCTTGTCCGTCCCTACACCCTCCTCTGTGACCTGGATTCCATTTGGGGTGTGGCTGTAGAGTCGGTGGCTGCCGGTGGGGTGCTGACTGCTATCTTTCTGGGCTTAATCCTGCTGTGCCGCTTACACCACATAAGTGAAGCTGAGAAGCGCAGCGGCGTGGGACCCatcctcctgctgctcctcgGCATCATTGGCTTGTTCGGCCTGAGCTTTGCTTACCTGATTGAGCAGGATGAGTCTTTATGTTTGCTCCGTAGGGCCCTGTGGGGTCTCCTGTTTGCCATCTGCTTTTCCTGCTTGTTGGTGCAGGGCGTGCGCCTGCGCAGGATTGGCCGTGAGCGCCGGAGCCCTGGTGGCTGTGCCCTTACAGGCCTCGCGCTGGGTTTGAGTGCGGTGCAGGGTATCATCGCCGCAGAGTGGCTACTTCTCACCGTGCTGAGGGAGGGACGTGCTGCCTGTCAGTACCTGCCACTGGACTTCTCACTAGCCTGCAGCTACGTGCTAGCCCTCCTACTAGCCGCTCTGACTGCTGCCTCTCTGGCCCTGTGCGGGAAGACACATCAGTGGCGCTGCAATGCCATCTGGCTGCTGGTGACCTGCCTGCTGTCGCTGCTGCTGTGGGTGGCCTGGGTGGGCTTCTATCTGTACGGCAATGCCTGGCTGGGGAGGTCCCCGGACTGGAATGACCCAGCACTGGCCATTGCTTTAGTGGCTCAGGGCTGGCTGCTACTTATCTTCCATGCCATTCCTGAATCCCACATCTGCCTGAGACCCCCTCCGCAGCCCACTGCCCCAGATTACTTTGACACCTCCCAGAACTCGACACGGATGAGGGAGACCAGCTTTGACGAAGacatccctctctctcacagGCAGTTTGTGGAGAACCAGGGCTACGGATACAACGATGAGAACACAGCAG GCTTGAGGAGCGGTGGTGGTGCTGGGCAACATAACAGCAACACCGCCGCCAGACCCAGCGCTCCTTTCCGCAGCAATGTCTACCAACCCACCGAGATGACCATGATCCTGAACGGGGGAGCG GTTCCCTCTGCCCCTCCAACCTACACTGGGAGGCAGCTGTGGTGA
- the gprc5ba gene encoding G protein-coupled receptor, class C, group 5, member Ba isoform X1 has product MAFLPVLLLLLTVSYRATGFSEASEPLPRGCGWGLVRPYTLLCDLDSIWGVAVESVAAGGVLTAIFLGLILLCRLHHISEAEKRSGVGPILLLLLGIIGLFGLSFAYLIEQDESLCLLRRALWGLLFAICFSCLLVQGVRLRRIGRERRSPGGCALTGLALGLSAVQGIIAAEWLLLTVLREGRAACQYLPLDFSLACSYVLALLLAALTAASLALCGKTHQWRCNAIWLLVTCLLSLLLWVAWVGFYLYGNAWLGRSPDWNDPALAIALVAQGWLLLIFHAIPESHICLRPPPQPTAPDYFDTSQNSTRMRETSFDEDIPLSHRQFVENQGYGYNDENTAGLRSGGGAGQHNSNTAARPSAPFRSNVYQPTEMTMILNGGAVSTASQSQVPSAPPTYTGRQLW; this is encoded by the exons ATGGCGTTCCTCCCggtcctcctgctgctgctgactgtcTCTTATCGTGCCACCGGATTCTCTGAGGCCTCTGAACCTCTCCCACGAGGCTGCGGCTGGGGCCTTGTCCGTCCCTACACCCTCCTCTGTGACCTGGATTCCATTTGGGGTGTGGCTGTAGAGTCGGTGGCTGCCGGTGGGGTGCTGACTGCTATCTTTCTGGGCTTAATCCTGCTGTGCCGCTTACACCACATAAGTGAAGCTGAGAAGCGCAGCGGCGTGGGACCCatcctcctgctgctcctcgGCATCATTGGCTTGTTCGGCCTGAGCTTTGCTTACCTGATTGAGCAGGATGAGTCTTTATGTTTGCTCCGTAGGGCCCTGTGGGGTCTCCTGTTTGCCATCTGCTTTTCCTGCTTGTTGGTGCAGGGCGTGCGCCTGCGCAGGATTGGCCGTGAGCGCCGGAGCCCTGGTGGCTGTGCCCTTACAGGCCTCGCGCTGGGTTTGAGTGCGGTGCAGGGTATCATCGCCGCAGAGTGGCTACTTCTCACCGTGCTGAGGGAGGGACGTGCTGCCTGTCAGTACCTGCCACTGGACTTCTCACTAGCCTGCAGCTACGTGCTAGCCCTCCTACTAGCCGCTCTGACTGCTGCCTCTCTGGCCCTGTGCGGGAAGACACATCAGTGGCGCTGCAATGCCATCTGGCTGCTGGTGACCTGCCTGCTGTCGCTGCTGCTGTGGGTGGCCTGGGTGGGCTTCTATCTGTACGGCAATGCCTGGCTGGGGAGGTCCCCGGACTGGAATGACCCAGCACTGGCCATTGCTTTAGTGGCTCAGGGCTGGCTGCTACTTATCTTCCATGCCATTCCTGAATCCCACATCTGCCTGAGACCCCCTCCGCAGCCCACTGCCCCAGATTACTTTGACACCTCCCAGAACTCGACACGGATGAGGGAGACCAGCTTTGACGAAGacatccctctctctcacagGCAGTTTGTGGAGAACCAGGGCTACGGATACAACGATGAGAACACAGCAG GCTTGAGGAGCGGTGGTGGTGCTGGGCAACATAACAGCAACACCGCCGCCAGACCCAGCGCTCCTTTCCGCAGCAATGTCTACCAACCCACCGAGATGACCATGATCCTGAACGGGGGAGCGGTGAGTACAGCCTCCCAGTCACAG GTTCCCTCTGCCCCTCCAACCTACACTGGGAGGCAGCTGTGGTGA